In one window of Zygosaccharomyces rouxii strain CBS732 chromosome E complete sequence DNA:
- the CDC10 gene encoding septin CDC10 (highly similar to uniprot|P25342 Saccharomyces cerevisiae YCR002C CDC10 Component of the septin ring of the mother-bud neck that is required for cytokinesis septins recruit proteins to the neck and can act as a barrier to diffusion at the membrane and they comprise the 10nm filaments seen with EM), which yields MSAPPALAGIQPTSYVGFDTITSQIEHRLLKRGFQFNVMVVGHSGLGKSTLINTLFASHLIDSATGTDITQVPVTKTTEMKVSSHTLLEDRVRLNINVIDTPGFGDQINNNKVWEPIVKYIKEQYSQYLRKELTAQRDRYIRDSRVHAVLYFLQPNGKGLSALDIAALKKLTEIANVIPVIAKADTLTLEERAHFREIIQQEFKKHKFRIYPYDTDELTEEELELNESIRSIVPFAVVGSEREIEVNGETFRGRKTRWGAVNVEDINQCEFVYLREFLIRTHLEDLIETTSYIHYEGFRARQLIALKENASSRTSAGPSNGGAYQR from the coding sequence atgtcTGCACCACCTGCTTTAGCTGGAATTCAGCCCACGTCTTATGTCGGTTTTGATACTATTACAAGTCAGATCGAACACCGTCTTCTCAAGAGAggtttccaattcaatgTTATGGTGGTAGGTCACTCTGGATTGGGTAAAAGTACCTTGATCAATACTTTATTTGCATCACATTTGATTGATTCCGCTACTGGCACCGATATCACTCAAGTTCCTGTCACCAAAACGACAGAAATGAAAGTGTCCTCGCATACTTTGTTAGAGGACAGAGTTCGTTTGAACATCAATGTTATCGATACGCCAGGTTTTGGTGATCAAATTAACAACAATAAAGTGTGGGAACCAATTGTGAAGTACATTAAGGAACAATATTCACAATATTTGCGTAAAGAATTGACGGCTCAGCGTGACAGATATATTCGTGACAGTAGAGTTCACGCAGTTCTTTATTTCCTGCAACCTAATGGGAAGGGATTATCAGCTTTAGATATTGCtgctttgaaaaagttgacAGAGATTGCTAATGTGATTCCTGTCATTGCCAAGGCGGATACCTtaactttggaagaaagGGCGCATTTTAGAGAAATCATTCAACAAGAGTTCAAAAAACATAAATTCCGTATTTATCCATATGATACTGATGAACTTAcggaagaagaattggaattaaACGAAAGTATAAGATCTATCGTGCCTTTCGCGGTAGTCGGATctgaaagagaaattgaagtcAACGGTGAGACCTTTAGAGGCAGAAAGACTCGTTGGGGAGCTGTAAATGTGGAAGATATTAATCAATGTGAATTTGTTTATCTCAGGGAATTTTTAATTAGAACCcatttggaagatttgatcGAAACTACATCTTACATTCATTATGAAGGTTTCAGAGCTAGGCAATTGATtgctttgaaagaaaatgcaAGTAGCCGTACCTCTGCAGGTCCTTCCAATGGTGGTGCTTACCAGCGTTGA